The Polyodon spathula isolate WHYD16114869_AA unplaced genomic scaffold, ASM1765450v1 scaffolds_811, whole genome shotgun sequence genome includes a window with the following:
- the LOC121308970 gene encoding 5'-AMP-activated protein kinase subunit gamma-1 isoform X1, translating into MEPVAAVVLDSEVQGESPSEAAESDGEVYTHFMKSHRCYDLVPTSSKLVVFDTSLQVKKAFFALVSNGVRAAPLWDSKKQCFVGMLTITDFINILHRYYKSPLVQIYELEEHKIETWRELYLQDSFKPLVSISPNASLYDAVSSLIKNKIHRLPVIDPLTGNTLYILTHKRILKFLKLFISEMPRPEFMTKTLQELSIGTFDKIAMVRTSTPVYTALGIFVEQRVSALPVVDESGRVVDIYSKFDVINLAAEKTYNNLDITVTKALQHRSQYFEGVLKCYTHETLDTIISRLVEAEVHRLVVVDENEVVKGIISLSDILQALVLTGGGVKTA; encoded by the exons ATGGAGCCG GTTGCTGCTGTCGTATTGGATTCTGAAGTGCAAGGAGAATCTCCTTCAGAAG CTGCCGAATCGGATGGGGAGGTGTACACTCACTTCATGAAGTCGCACCGCTGCTACGACCTCGTCCCCACTAGCTCCAAGCTGGTTGTGTTTGATACCTCACTGCAG gTGAAGAAGGCGTTTTTCGCTCTTGTCTCGAATGGCGTGAGGGCAGCCCCTCTGTGGGACAGCAAGAAGCAGTGCTTTGTAG GCATGTTAACTATTACAGACTTCATCAATATCCTTCATCGCTATTACAAGTCACCGCTG GTTCAGATCTATGAGCTGGAGGAACATAAAATTGAAACCTGGAGAG AGTTGTATCTACAGGACTCTTTTAAACCACTAGTGAGCATCTCTCCCAATGCTAG TCTGTACGATGCTGTCTCGTCGCTGATAAAGAATAAAATCCACCGCCTGCCTGTGATCGACCCCCTGACTGGCAACACGCTGTACATCCTCACACACAAGCGCATCCTCAAATTCCTCAAGCTCTTT ATTTCTGAGATGCCAAGGCCGGAGTTCATGACGAAGACCCTGCAGGAGCTGAGTATCGGCACGTTTGATAAGATCGCGATGGTGCGCACCAGCACGCCCGTATACACAGCGCTAGGCATCTTTGTAGAGCAGCGTGTCTCTGCCCTGCCTGTGGTGGATGAGTCGG GGCGAGTTGTGGACATTTACTCAAAGTTTGACGTTATT AATCTGGCAGCTGAGAAGACGTACAATAACCTGGACATCACAGTGACCAAGGCCCTGCAGCACCGCTCGCAGTACTTTGAGGGCGTGCTCAAGTGCTACACGCACGAGACACTGGACACCATCATCAGCAGgctggtggaggcagag GTGcacaggctggtggtggtggatgAGAATGAGGTGGTGAAGGGCATCATCTCCCTCTCTGACATTCTGCAGGCGCTCGTCCTCACTGGTGGAG gagtgaAGACTGCCTGA
- the LOC121308970 gene encoding 5'-AMP-activated protein kinase subunit gamma-1 isoform X2, producing MKSHRCYDLVPTSSKLVVFDTSLQVKKAFFALVSNGVRAAPLWDSKKQCFVGMLTITDFINILHRYYKSPLVQIYELEEHKIETWRELYLQDSFKPLVSISPNASLYDAVSSLIKNKIHRLPVIDPLTGNTLYILTHKRILKFLKLFISEMPRPEFMTKTLQELSIGTFDKIAMVRTSTPVYTALGIFVEQRVSALPVVDESGRVVDIYSKFDVINLAAEKTYNNLDITVTKALQHRSQYFEGVLKCYTHETLDTIISRLVEAEVHRLVVVDENEVVKGIISLSDILQALVLTGGGVKTA from the exons ATGAAGTCGCACCGCTGCTACGACCTCGTCCCCACTAGCTCCAAGCTGGTTGTGTTTGATACCTCACTGCAG gTGAAGAAGGCGTTTTTCGCTCTTGTCTCGAATGGCGTGAGGGCAGCCCCTCTGTGGGACAGCAAGAAGCAGTGCTTTGTAG GCATGTTAACTATTACAGACTTCATCAATATCCTTCATCGCTATTACAAGTCACCGCTG GTTCAGATCTATGAGCTGGAGGAACATAAAATTGAAACCTGGAGAG AGTTGTATCTACAGGACTCTTTTAAACCACTAGTGAGCATCTCTCCCAATGCTAG TCTGTACGATGCTGTCTCGTCGCTGATAAAGAATAAAATCCACCGCCTGCCTGTGATCGACCCCCTGACTGGCAACACGCTGTACATCCTCACACACAAGCGCATCCTCAAATTCCTCAAGCTCTTT ATTTCTGAGATGCCAAGGCCGGAGTTCATGACGAAGACCCTGCAGGAGCTGAGTATCGGCACGTTTGATAAGATCGCGATGGTGCGCACCAGCACGCCCGTATACACAGCGCTAGGCATCTTTGTAGAGCAGCGTGTCTCTGCCCTGCCTGTGGTGGATGAGTCGG GGCGAGTTGTGGACATTTACTCAAAGTTTGACGTTATT AATCTGGCAGCTGAGAAGACGTACAATAACCTGGACATCACAGTGACCAAGGCCCTGCAGCACCGCTCGCAGTACTTTGAGGGCGTGCTCAAGTGCTACACGCACGAGACACTGGACACCATCATCAGCAGgctggtggaggcagag GTGcacaggctggtggtggtggatgAGAATGAGGTGGTGAAGGGCATCATCTCCCTCTCTGACATTCTGCAGGCGCTCGTCCTCACTGGTGGAG gagtgaAGACTGCCTGA